In Raphanus sativus cultivar WK10039 chromosome 5, ASM80110v3, whole genome shotgun sequence, the following proteins share a genomic window:
- the LOC108856608 gene encoding peroxisomal 2,4-dienoyl-CoA reductase [(3E)-enoyl-CoA-producing] has product MESPFKPDVLKGKVALITGGGSGIGFEISSQFGKHGASIAIMGRRKQVLDAAVSDLRSLGIPAIGLEGDVRKPEDAKRVVESTFQRFGRIDILVNAAAGNFLSAAEDLSTNGFRTVLDIDAVGTFNMCHEALKYLKKGGPGRDSSSSGGSILNISATLHYTASWYQIHVSAAKAAVDATTRNLALEWGTDYEIRVNGIAPGPIGGTPGMSKLVPDEIENKTREYMPLYKLGEKWDIAMAAIYLSCDTGKYVNGLTMVVDGGLFLSKPRHLAKEAVKELSRVVEKRSRAKPVGLPTSKL; this is encoded by the exons ATGGAATCTCCGTTCAAGCCTGATGTGCTCAAAGGCAAGGTTGCTCTCATCACCGGAGGCGGATCCGGCATCGGTTTCGAGATCTCCTCTCAGTTCGGCAAACACGGTGCTTCCATCGCCATCATGGGACGCCGCAAGCAAGTCCTCGACGCCGCCGTCTCTGATCTCCGATCTCTCGGGATTCCG GCTATTGGATTGGAAGGTGATGTTCGTAAGCCGGAGGATGCGAAGAGAGTCGTGGAATCAACTTTTCAGCGTTTCGGTAGGATTGATATCCTCGTTAACGCCGCCGCCGGTAATTTCCTCTCGGCGGCTGAGGATTTGTCTACCAATGGTTTCCGAACAG TTTTAGATATTGATGCGGTTGGAACATTCAACATGTGCCACGAAGCACTTAAGTACCTTAAGAAAGGAGGGCCTGGTAGAGACTCATCAAGCAGCGGTGGTTCCATACTCAACATAAGTGCTACTCTGCATTATACGGCTTCTTGGTACCAGATACATGTTTCTGCAGCCAAG GCAGCAGTTGATGCTACGACAAGGAACTTGGCATTGGAGTGGGGAACCGACTACGAGATTAGAGTCAACGGGATTGCACCAGGACCGATAGGAGGCACGCCTGGAATGAGTAAGCTTGTACCTGACGAGATCGAAAACAAAACCCGAGAGTACATGCCTCTGTATAAACTTGGAGAGAAGTGGGATATCGCCATGGCTGCAATCTACCTCAGCTGTGATACTG GGAAATATGTGAATGGACTAACAATGGTGGTTGATGGAGGATTGTTTCTTAGCAAGCCTCGCCATTTGGCAAAAGAAGCTGTGAAGGAACTATCACGTGTTGTCGAGAAGAGGTCTAGGGCCAAGCCTGTTGGTCTGCCGACCAGTAAACTTTGA
- the LOC108859866 gene encoding auxin-responsive protein SAUR72-like: MKHLIRRLSRVADSAHYSLLRSDSQRPSSRRPPAPRRSKKHTSSVPEGHVPVYVGDEMERFVVSAELLNHPVFIGLLNRSAQEYGYEQKGVLQIPCHVLVFERIMESLRLGLAVPSDLQDLIGDETI, translated from the coding sequence atGAAGCATCTGATCCGCCGCCTCTCCCGCGTCGCCGATTCCGCACACTACAGCCTCCTCCGCTCCGATTCGCAGCGACCTAGTAGCCGCCGTCCACCGGCGCCTCGCCGCTCGAAGAAGCACACATCCTCCGTTCCCGAGGGACACGTACCTGTCTACGTGGGAGACGAGATGGAGAGGTTCGTCGTGAGCGCGGAGCTGCTTAACCACCCGGTTTTCATCGGTTTGCTGAACCGATCGGCTCAAGAGTACGGTTACGAACAGAAAGGAGTCCTGCAGATCCCCTGCCACGTGTTGGTCTTCGAGCGAATCATGGAATCGCTTCGGCTGGGATTAGCGGTGCCGAGCGACCTCCAAGATCTAATCGGCGACGAGACGATTTGA